In Cupriavidus sp. D39, a genomic segment contains:
- a CDS encoding TcpQ domain-containing protein — MNAKQIVLAIALVFSASAHASFYVDEDAPQQTAANPQPLVTTSAFDIGYSIKRAVIGPSSRKLLADRLEDAIDADQVIVTGFGDAAGSTTLAKQRATSVRQWFIDNGVPASKIQLAEDTSAREPGGNRRDASKVSISLRMPSRSTSGATPKTIEATNQRAMQTVDAIPARPQSQSPMQGQLPAIDPMVLQMVNRVLAMAQSNAIKADDALRLIADLMQQRQPQPQLQLQLQLQASPGAPLVATIQPAPIIIPVVEQPRVWTLTSGKSLKENLEAWAATAGWPAPTWEASNPYQITQDHPMTGTYMEVLGQLAKMVPTIDLQVRKGARSLKIVDARK; from the coding sequence ATGAACGCAAAGCAGATCGTCCTGGCCATCGCGCTTGTCTTCAGCGCCTCCGCTCACGCGTCGTTCTATGTGGACGAGGACGCGCCCCAGCAGACCGCAGCGAACCCCCAACCCCTTGTCACAACGAGTGCCTTCGACATCGGGTACAGCATCAAGCGGGCTGTCATCGGTCCCTCGTCCCGAAAGCTCCTAGCCGATCGACTCGAGGACGCCATCGACGCCGACCAGGTGATCGTCACCGGCTTTGGAGACGCCGCCGGTAGCACCACGCTCGCCAAGCAGCGAGCCACGTCCGTGCGGCAGTGGTTCATTGACAACGGGGTGCCTGCCAGCAAGATTCAACTGGCGGAGGACACGTCCGCCCGGGAGCCCGGCGGAAACCGGCGCGACGCGAGCAAGGTCTCCATTTCTCTTCGCATGCCTTCGCGGAGCACCTCGGGGGCGACGCCCAAGACCATTGAAGCAACGAACCAGCGTGCGATGCAGACGGTAGACGCTATCCCCGCCCGCCCACAGAGCCAGAGCCCGATGCAAGGCCAACTGCCGGCGATTGATCCGATGGTCCTTCAAATGGTCAATCGCGTCCTCGCGATGGCGCAAAGCAACGCCATTAAGGCAGACGACGCGCTCCGGCTCATTGCTGACTTGATGCAACAGCGACAGCCGCAACCGCAGTTGCAGTTGCAGTTGCAGTTGCAAGCAAGCCCCGGAGCGCCGCTAGTCGCCACTATCCAGCCGGCGCCGATCATTATTCCTGTGGTGGAGCAGCCTCGCGTATGGACCCTGACGTCAGGGAAGAGTCTGAAGGAGAACCTCGAGGCATGGGCCGCCACCGCCGGTTGGCCTGCGCCGACGTGGGAGGCCTCCAATCCCTATCAAATCACTCAGGATCATCCGATGACCGGGACCTACATGGAGGTGCTCGGCCAATTGGCAAAGATGGTCCCTACGATCGATCTGCAGGTACGCAAGGGTGCGCGTAGCCTCAAGATCGTCGACGCGAGGAAATAA